In the genome of Streptomyces racemochromogenes, one region contains:
- a CDS encoding MFS transporter: MNAEPPGGRGAVAVWCIGVAVYFVAVIFRTSLGVAGLEAADRFHVNASALSVFSLLQLLVYAGMQVPVGLMVDRLGTKKVLTLGAVLFTAGQVGFALSPSYGMALAARALLGCGDAMTFISVLRLGTRWFPARRGPLMAQLAGLVGMAGNLVSTLVLAPVLHGLGWVPAFAGSAVAGLIVLVPLVLFLRDHPEGHEPPPVPRGAGGFVRRQIRDSWHEPGTRLGLWVHFTTQFPAMVFLLLWGMPFLVEAQGLPRTTAGGLLTLVVAANMGFGLVYGQLIGRRPGARLPLALGTVGVTALLWASVLAYPGGRAPMWLLVTLCVVLGTCGPASMIGFDFARPANPAERQGTASGITNMGGFLASMTTLLAVGVLLDATGDDYRTAFSSVFVVELLGLTQVLRLAPRALAREREALPATAAAGSGPRQAARPAPR, translated from the coding sequence GTGAACGCCGAGCCGCCCGGCGGACGGGGAGCCGTCGCCGTCTGGTGCATCGGCGTCGCCGTCTACTTCGTCGCCGTCATCTTCCGCACCAGCCTGGGCGTCGCCGGCCTGGAGGCGGCGGACCGCTTCCACGTCAACGCCTCCGCCCTGTCCGTCTTCTCCCTGCTCCAGCTGCTGGTCTACGCCGGCATGCAGGTCCCCGTCGGCCTGATGGTCGACCGGCTCGGCACCAAGAAGGTGCTCACGCTGGGCGCCGTCCTCTTCACCGCCGGGCAGGTCGGCTTCGCCCTCTCCCCCTCGTACGGCATGGCGCTGGCCGCCCGCGCCCTGCTGGGCTGCGGCGACGCGATGACCTTCATATCCGTGCTCCGGCTCGGCACCCGCTGGTTCCCCGCCCGGCGCGGACCGCTGATGGCGCAGCTGGCCGGGCTCGTGGGGATGGCGGGCAACCTGGTCTCCACCCTGGTGCTGGCGCCCGTCCTGCACGGCCTGGGCTGGGTGCCGGCCTTCGCGGGCAGCGCGGTCGCGGGGCTGATCGTCCTCGTCCCGCTCGTGCTGTTCCTGCGCGACCACCCCGAGGGGCACGAGCCGCCACCCGTGCCGCGGGGCGCGGGGGGCTTCGTACGCCGTCAGATCCGGGACTCCTGGCACGAGCCCGGCACCCGGCTCGGCCTGTGGGTGCACTTCACCACCCAGTTCCCCGCGATGGTCTTCCTGCTGCTGTGGGGCATGCCGTTCCTGGTCGAGGCGCAGGGGCTGCCGCGGACCACCGCGGGCGGGCTGCTCACCCTGGTGGTCGCCGCGAACATGGGCTTCGGCCTGGTCTACGGGCAGCTCATCGGCCGCCGCCCGGGCGCCCGGCTGCCGCTCGCGCTGGGCACGGTCGGCGTCACCGCGCTGCTGTGGGCCTCCGTCCTGGCGTACCCGGGCGGGCGGGCCCCGATGTGGCTGCTGGTCACGCTGTGCGTGGTGCTCGGCACCTGCGGGCCCGCCTCGATGATCGGCTTCGACTTCGCCCGGCCCGCGAACCCGGCCGAACGGCAGGGCACCGCGTCCGGCATCACCAACATGGGCGGCTTCCTCGCCTCCATGACCACCCTGCTGGCGGTCGGCGTCCTGCTCGACGCCACCGGGGACGACTACCGGACCGCCTTCTCGTCGGTGTTCGTGGTGGAACTGCTGGGCCTGACCCAGGTCCTGCGGCTGGCGCCCCGCGCCCTGGCCCGCGAACGCGAGGCGCTCCCCGCCACCGCGGCCGCCGGGAGCGGCCCCCGGCAGGCCGCACGTCCCGCGCCCCGCTGA
- a CDS encoding maleylpyruvate isomerase family mycothiol-dependent enzyme codes for MTVHPTLEPYADAWTHSIEAITELVLPLPEAQWNLPTPCPGWSVRDIVSHLIGLELEQLGDPRPIHTLPRDLRHVVDEFTRYMEVPVDVRRHHTAPEMTSELEYTVIRRQRQLRNEKRDPATTMVRGPQGNQITLEFALRLRAFDTWIHEQDLRAALGVPGNWDSPGAFVARDMLLGGLPKVVAKGAGAPPNTAVVIDVHGPVEFLRTVRVDAAGRATLDKTPSLGPDVSLAMDWETYVRLAAGRVRPRTVADRVKVEGDAELAAAILGAFAVTP; via the coding sequence TTGACCGTCCATCCCACCCTTGAGCCCTATGCCGACGCGTGGACCCACTCCATCGAGGCGATAACCGAGCTGGTCCTCCCCCTCCCGGAGGCCCAGTGGAACCTGCCGACCCCCTGCCCCGGCTGGTCAGTGCGCGACATCGTCTCCCACCTCATCGGCCTCGAGCTGGAACAGCTCGGCGACCCGCGGCCGATCCACACCCTCCCGCGGGACCTGCGGCACGTGGTGGACGAGTTCACCCGCTACATGGAGGTGCCGGTTGACGTCCGGCGCCACCACACCGCCCCCGAGATGACCTCCGAGCTGGAGTACACCGTCATCCGCCGCCAGCGTCAGCTCCGCAACGAGAAGCGGGATCCGGCCACCACGATGGTGCGCGGGCCGCAGGGCAACCAGATCACGCTGGAGTTCGCGCTGCGGCTGCGCGCCTTCGACACCTGGATCCACGAGCAGGACCTGCGGGCGGCCCTGGGCGTTCCGGGGAACTGGGACTCGCCGGGCGCGTTCGTGGCGCGGGACATGCTCCTCGGCGGGCTGCCGAAGGTGGTGGCGAAGGGCGCGGGCGCCCCGCCGAACACGGCCGTGGTCATCGACGTGCACGGACCGGTGGAGTTCCTGCGCACGGTACGGGTGGACGCGGCGGGCCGGGCCACCCTCGACAAGACGCCCTCGCTGGGCCCGGACGTGTCGCTGGCCATGGACTGGGAGACGTACGTACGGCTGGCCGCGGGCCGGGTCCGGCCGCGCACGGTCGCCGACCGGGTCAAGGTGGAGGGCGACGCCGAGCTGGCCGCCGCCATCCTCGGCGCGTTCGCCGTGACGCCGTAG
- a CDS encoding carbon-nitrogen family hydrolase, with translation MRASLIQIAVNDGESVASRRQRAAELVREQSGSDLVVLPELWTVGAFAYEQFETEAEPLDGPTFEIMSKAASDAGVWLHAGSVVERAGDGSLYNTALVLSPSGELAATYRKIHRFGFDQGEAVLMSAGDSLTTVVLPEQTLGLATCYDLRFPELFRGLVDAGATTMVVSAGWPARRREHWTLLNRARAVEDQSYVLACATAGTHAGVEQAGHSLVVDPWGEVLAEAGPGEAVLTVDLDPAKVAETREQFPALKDRTLGRP, from the coding sequence GTGCGCGCCTCTCTGATCCAAATCGCCGTGAACGACGGGGAGTCGGTGGCTTCCCGGCGGCAGCGTGCCGCCGAACTCGTCAGGGAGCAGAGCGGCTCCGATCTGGTCGTGCTGCCCGAACTGTGGACGGTGGGCGCCTTCGCCTACGAGCAGTTCGAGACGGAGGCCGAACCGCTGGACGGCCCGACCTTCGAGATCATGTCCAAGGCGGCCTCCGACGCCGGGGTCTGGCTGCACGCGGGCTCGGTCGTGGAGCGCGCCGGCGACGGCTCCCTCTACAACACCGCCCTCGTGCTGTCCCCGTCCGGGGAGCTCGCCGCGACCTACCGCAAGATCCACCGCTTCGGCTTCGACCAGGGCGAGGCGGTGCTGATGTCCGCCGGCGACTCCCTGACCACGGTGGTCCTGCCGGAGCAGACCCTCGGCCTCGCCACCTGCTACGACCTGCGCTTCCCCGAGCTGTTCCGCGGACTCGTCGACGCCGGCGCCACCACCATGGTCGTCTCCGCGGGCTGGCCGGCCCGGCGGCGCGAACACTGGACGCTGCTGAACCGGGCGCGGGCGGTGGAGGACCAGTCGTACGTACTGGCCTGCGCGACGGCCGGCACGCACGCGGGCGTCGAACAGGCCGGGCACAGCCTGGTGGTGGACCCGTGGGGCGAGGTCCTCGCGGAGGCGGGCCCCGGCGAGGCCGTCCTGACGGTGGACCTGGATCCCGCGAAGGTCGCCGAGACCCGCGAGCAGTTCCCGGCCCTCAAGGACCGCACCCTGGGCCGTCCCTAG
- a CDS encoding LURP-one-related/scramblase family protein, with protein sequence MKYLVRDKVLAIGDDYWIEDEDGRHAFLVDGKALRFRDTLELEDPEGRVLLTLREKLFTLRDAMTLERDGVRLAVIRRKRLSLLRNHFRVTMAEGTELDVSGRILEREFKVEYEGELLALVSRQWYRIRETYAVDVVREDADAALLVALAVCVIRMAEKEREDGEGGEGGGPGG encoded by the coding sequence ATGAAATACCTCGTTCGGGACAAAGTGCTGGCCATCGGGGACGACTACTGGATCGAGGACGAGGACGGCCGGCACGCCTTCCTCGTCGACGGGAAGGCGCTCCGCTTCCGCGACACCCTCGAACTGGAGGACCCCGAGGGGCGGGTCCTGCTGACGCTGCGGGAGAAGCTCTTCACCCTGCGGGACGCGATGACCCTGGAGCGGGACGGGGTCCGGCTCGCGGTGATCCGGCGCAAGCGGCTCTCCCTGCTGCGCAACCACTTCCGCGTGACCATGGCCGAGGGCACCGAACTCGACGTCAGCGGGCGGATCCTGGAACGCGAGTTCAAGGTCGAGTACGAGGGCGAGCTGCTCGCGCTGGTCTCCCGCCAGTGGTACCGGATCCGCGAGACGTACGCCGTCGACGTGGTCCGCGAGGACGCGGACGCGGCGCTGCTGGTGGCACTCGCCGTCTGCGTGATCAGAATGGCCGAAAAGGAACGGGAGGACGGGGAGGGCGGGGAGGGCGGGGGCCCCGGCGGGTGA